The window TTATTTTATGTCGACTTCGAGGGGCATGAGGAGGATGAGCCGGTGCGCGGGGCGCTGTTGGGCATCCTCAAACACGCCTCGTTCCTCAAGGTGCTTGGCTCTTATCCGGCGGCCACGGCTGCGCCGGGTGTCCCCCGGAGCGGCGACGCAACCACCACGAGGCCATGAAATTTTAGCCTGGTCGGCTCTACAACTTTTACACCATCCAGAGCAATCTAGCCGTCCCGTGAGTTGACGGCACGTAAAGGGTTACACTTGATAACGACTCGCGAAAGTCAAAACCTTTCGAATAGAACTTGATTGAGTTAAACTAACGGTCAAGAATTAAAAACATACGAGTCAATAGTACGTAAATTGAGTTGATGAATAAACTAGCGGCACCACGAAATCGCACACTTTCCCTGTCAGCTAATGATATAGTTCGCCTACAACCACGGCTGCTTACAGAACATTCCCTACAGAGTGGCGATACTTTTGTTGACAAAACGATTTGTGGTGACTCGCTGGCACTAATCCCATTCTTTCCTCCGGCTATTGTTGATCTGGTTATCGTCGATCCCCCCTATAACTTAACGAAATCTTTTAGTAGCTCTACATTTAAGGAACGGTCTTCTACTGAATATGGTGATTGGTTACGTTCATGGTTAGAGCCATTAATTCCGCTTCTGAAGCCTACTGCCTCTCTGTATGTGTGTAGTGAATGGCGTTCTTCACGAATAGTGCAAGAAGTTTTGAATGACTACTTTGTCGTCCGAAACCGAATTACATGGGAACGTGAGAAAGGACGTGGCGCTTCACGCAACTGGAAAAACTGCTCCGAAGATATTTGGTTCTGCACACTATCGAACGAATATTTTTTTAACGTGGATGCGGTTAAGCAAAAGAGGAGAGTTCTTGCGCCTTACCGAGATAAATCCGGCAAACCCAAGGATTGGGAAGAAGAGATAAGTGGAGGGTTCCGCCTAACCCATCCGTCTAATTTCTGGACGGACATCACTGTGCCTTTTTGGTCAATGCCGGAGAACACTAATCACCCTACGCAAAAACCGGAAAAACTGATCGCTAAACTTATATTAGCTAGTTCCAAGCCGGGAGAGTTAATTTTTGATCCGTTCCTTGGATCCGGAACAACTTCTGTCGTCGCTAAGAAGCTTGGTCGAGCGTTTGTCGGAATCGAGCTTGAAGAAGAGTACTGCTTAGTTGCTGAACGGCGTCTCGAACTTGCAACAACCGATTCTACAATTCAGGGGTACTCCGGTGGTTACTTTTGGGAGCGTAACACCTTAGCTCAGCAACAAGAATATTTACCTTCGACGCAATCTCCCATAAGTCAACCGCCCTTATTTGAGGAAGCACTGTGAAGAGCGAGTTGTTTCACACACAAGCTTACATCTCGGTTCAGAATCG is drawn from Candidatus Promineifilum breve and contains these coding sequences:
- a CDS encoding DNA-methyltransferase — translated: MNKLAAPRNRTLSLSANDIVRLQPRLLTEHSLQSGDTFVDKTICGDSLALIPFFPPAIVDLVIVDPPYNLTKSFSSSTFKERSSTEYGDWLRSWLEPLIPLLKPTASLYVCSEWRSSRIVQEVLNDYFVVRNRITWEREKGRGASRNWKNCSEDIWFCTLSNEYFFNVDAVKQKRRVLAPYRDKSGKPKDWEEEISGGFRLTHPSNFWTDITVPFWSMPENTNHPTQKPEKLIAKLILASSKPGELIFDPFLGSGTTSVVAKKLGRAFVGIELEEEYCLVAERRLELATTDSTIQGYSGGYFWERNTLAQQQEYLPSTQSPISQPPLFEEAL